The window ACCACCGAGCTGCGCCGCGTTTCCCACCCGGGCCGGGTCACCTGGGAGCCCACCGATCAGGCCGAGCCCGTACCGGTCCCGCCGACTGTGGTCGACGGTGACGGGGACCTGTGGCTGCGGGACCGGGGCACTGGCACCTGGACCATGCCCGAGTTCAACCCGAAGGACTTCCCGGCCCGCTGTGGCGAGGTTCTGACGTGGAACCAGCTTGCCCGCGAGTTCGGCCCCCTTACCGCACTGGCCGACGACCGCCGCGTCGGCGGCGGCCGGCGCTGACCGCGCAGTCTTCTGGGATGGCCGCGCCCCTGAAGCGCCCGTTACGGGTAGCTGGGAGCTCCAGCTCACCGCCGAGCTCGACGACGGCGGCGAGCAGGTGAGCGTGGTGGTCGGTCACGACGTCTCCATGTTGCAGCCGGATACGTCGTCGCTGTCCGTGGGGTCGGGGTGGAAGAAGCGGGTGTAGCGGAGCCCGGTCTCCGGAGTGATCCGGACAGCCGACAGCCTGTCGACTCGACCCACTCCCCGGAGCACAACGGGTACGTCATGAGGTACGACATCGAGTACGACAAGAGGCAGGCCAACCGGGAGGACAACGGGCAGGCCGCGGTAACGCGGCTCCGCTCGTCTCTCAGGCGCCCCGCCCCTACCGGCCCACGGACAACCCCCTTTACTGACGTTGTCGCCGTGGTGTCGTCAAGGTGAGGCCGGTTTCGGCGAGGCATCCGTTGATGAGGTTGCTGCGGTACTGGATCTGGCGCAGACCGCGTCGGAGCGTGCTGATGAGGTGGTCGGGGTCGGTGAAGGCGGTGTTGGCCTGGCTGCTGCGGCGCAGCAGGGACCAGATGCCCTCGACGGGGTTGAGGTCGGGTGCGTAGGCCGGCAGGAAGTAGCAGGTGATCCAGTCGCGGGCGTCGATGAACTCCCGTAGTCGGCGGTCCTTATGGACGTTGAGGTTGTCCCACACGAGCACAATGGGTGCACCGAGCTGCTGGTGCGCGGCGATGAGCAGGTCGCGGTAGTCGGTCCAGGTGAAACTGCGTCTGCCGCCGCGCTTGTGATCGACGTGCCGTTTGGGACGGTAGATCAGCCGTGAGCGTTCGCCCTGCTTGTAGCAGGCCAGAGCGGCGAGAGAGAAGCGGCGCTGGGAGCGTCCCTTCACCCGGATGACGGGTGTGTGCCCGCGCCTGGCCCAGGTGCGGACGGTCGGCGGCGTCATCGAGAAGCCGGCTTCGTCTTCGAAGCACAGCCAGGCCCCAAGCGCCGCCACGGACCTTCCACCTGCGGCCAGGTCTCCTTCACCCAGCCCGCCACGGCCTCCTCGTCGCGCTCGACCGCCCGGCGGGCCGGGACCTGGTGGCTGAAGCCGTGCCGGTGCAGCATCCGTGCGATCGCCGACAGCGTCATGCTCTTGTGGAACCGGCGCCCGATCAGCGTCTTGATGCGCGTCAGCGTCCACGTCTGGTCCGGCCAGCCGTGCGCGACCGGCCCCTTGGCGAGTTCCTGCTCGAGCACGGTGAACAGGGCCTCGCTCAGCTTGGGCCGTGACACCGGCCCGGCAGAGCGCAGCCCCTCGGCGCCTGCGTCGTGCCAGGCCCGGCGCCAGCGCTGCACCGAGCGCACACTCACCCGTAAGTCCTTGGCGACCTCGGCATTGGAGGCACCCGCAGCGAACAGCTCCGCGGCCTCCAGCCGGATCCGCTCGCGAAACCCCTGCCGTTCAGGCGTCAGCCCACCACCCTGCGGATATCTCACACAACAGGCATACCGCGACGATCACACACCGTCAGCCCTCAACGACACCACGCCGTAATGGTCAGTAGACGACGTTTCCTTTGACGAGGGGAGTCGTTGTGTTGGTATGACAAGTCTTGCTGAGCATCTGGTCTCGGATGAGTTGTGGGAGCTGTTTCGGCGGGTGGTGCCGGAGACGGTGGTGGTGCGTCCGCAGGGCGGGGGCCGTCGGCGGGCCGGGGACCGTGAATGCCTGACCGCGATCGTGTTCGTGGCCACGTCGGGCTGTTCCTGGCGGCAGTTGCCGCCGGTGTTCGGGCCGGCCTGGCCCACCGTCTACCGACGTTTCGCGCGCTGGACTCAGCAGCGTGTGTGGGCTCGCCTGCACCGCGTCATCCTCAACGAACTCGGTGCTCAGGGGGGATTGGACTGGTCACGATTCGCCGTGGACTCGGTCAGTGTCCGCGCCCTCAAAGGGGGCAGCTGACGGGACCGAATCCGACCGACCGCGGCAAGTTGGGATCGAAAATCCACCTCATCGTCGACCGCCGCGGCCTGTCGCTGTCGATCGGCATCTCCGCCGCGAACCTCCATGACAGCCAGGCCCTCATCCCGCTGGTGCGCGGCATCCCGCCCATCCGCTCACGTCGCGGCCGCCGACGCCGACGGCCCGGCAAACTCCGTGGAGACAAGGGCTACGACTATCAGCACCTGCGGCGTTGGCTGTCTTCCCGAGGCATCCAGCACCGCATCGCCCGCAGGGGCATCGAGTTCTCGCAACGGCTGGGCCGGCATCGCTGGGTCGTGGAACGGACGGTGTCCTGGCTATCGGGCTGCCGACGACTCCACCGCCGCTACGAGCGCAAGCCAGAACACTTCCTCGCCTTCACAGCCATCGCCGCAACCCTGATATGCCACCGTCGACTCACCAACTGAAATGACGCCTTACGAGTTGGTGCGTGATAGCAGGTGAGGCGTCGTATCTGACCGGTGGCATGATCCGACTGTGGCGATCATGATCAATCGGGCGGTGCTGGCGCATCCGCTGTTCACGGGGATCTCGCAGCATCATCTCGCGCGCTTGGTCGAGGAGTTGGCGGCGCCGTGGCAGGCCGGGCTGGAGGGCCACCGTCATGCTGCGCGAGGCGGAATCCGCAAGCGGGCCGAAGGCGCCGGCGCCCGCCACCAGCTGGTCTTCGTCGACCGGCTGGTGGCCACTCTGATCCACATACGGCACGACTTACCGCATGCGGGGCCGGGCCTGCTGTTCGGCGTCGACCGCTCCACCATCACCCGCGCGATCGCAGAGACACGACCGCTCCTGGCCGCGCGGGGATGCGCAGTCCCCGACCGCCCCGGCCTGCGACTTCGGACGCTGACGGATGTGTTCGCCTACGCCCAAACCGAGGGCATCGAGCTGCGGCTGGATGCCACCGAGATCCAGGTCCGCAGGCCACCGGCCGGCCGCGGCGGACGACGCGCGTTCGTCTCGGGCAAGAAGAAACAGAACACCATGAAGGCCACCGTCATCGCCGACCGGCGGGGCCGCATGCTATGGACCGACGCCCTGCGGCCTGGGCGTATGCACGACGCCACGGCCGCCCGCAACGAAGGCATCGCCGTCTGCTTCCAGCATTTCCCCGACGTCGAGGTCCTCTTGGACGACGGCTGTCTCGGCCTGAGCCGCGACCACCGCGGGCAAGCGA of the Streptomyces aurantiacus genome contains:
- a CDS encoding IS630 family transposase (programmed frameshift), with the protein product MRYPQGGGLTPERQGFRERIRLEAAELFAAGASNAEVAKDLRVSVRSVQRWRRAWHDAGAEGLRSAGPVSRPKLSEALFTVLEQELAKGPVAHGWPDQTWTLTRIKTLIGRRFHKSMTLSAIARMLHRHGFSHQVPARRAVERDEEAVAGWVKETWPQVEGPWRRLGPGCASKTKPGFSMTPPTVRTWARRGHTPVIRVKGRSQRRFSLAALACYKQGERSRLIYRPKRHVDHKRGGRRSFTWTDYRDLLIAAHQQLGAPIVLVWDNLNVHKDRRLREFIDARDWITCYFLPAYAPDLNPVEGIWSLLRRSSQANTAFTDPDHLISTLRRGLRQIQYRSNLINGCLAETGLTLTTPRRQRQ
- a CDS encoding IS5 family transposase (programmed frameshift), whose amino-acid sequence is MTSLAEHLVSDELWELFRRVVPETVVVRPQGGGRRRAGDRECLTAIVFVATSGCSWRQLPPVFGPAWPTVYRRFARWTQQRVWARLHRVILNELGAQGGLDWSRFAVDSVSVRALKGQLTGPNPTDRGKLGSKIHLIVDRRGLSLSIGISAANLHDSQALIPLVRGIPPIRSRRGRRRRRPGKLRGDKGYDYQHLRRWLSSRGIQHRIARRGIEFSQRLGRHRWVVERTVSWLSGCRRLHRRYERKPEHFLAFTAIAATLICHRRLTN
- a CDS encoding transposase → MINRAVLAHPLFTGISQHHLARLVEELAAPWQAGLEGHRHAARGGIRKRAEGAGARHQLVFVDRLVATLIHIRHDLPHAGPGLLFGVDRSTITRAIAETRPLLAARGCAVPDRPGLRLRTLTDVFAYAQTEGIELRLDATEIQVRRPPAGRGGRRAFVSGKKKQNTMKATVIADRRGRMLWTDALRPGRMHDATAARNEGIAVCFQHFPDVEVLLDDGCLGLSRDHRGQAITPPRKPRPGAPPSRVEQWERDRHWHSSDRITVEHALADHKRRKQLLRWTHRRDRLPDTYRAIANLVSDRTITA